The Paucidesulfovibrio gracilis DSM 16080 region CGCACCTCCTCGGTCAGGCCAAACGGTCCGCCGATGACGAAACAAGGGGTTCGGCCCGGGTCTTCGGTCCAACGCCGCAGATTGGCTGCCAGCCTGCGTGAGGGCAATTCCTGGCCGCGCTCGTCCAGCACCACGGCAAAATCCTTTGGTTTCAGCGCATCAAGCAAGGCCCGTGCTTCGCGGCGTTTTTTTTCTTCCGGCGGAAGTTTGCCGGGCGCATCCTTTAATTCCACCAATTCGACTTTGTAGAACCGACCCAGTTTCTTGAGGTAATGCTCGGCTGCTGCGTGGAAAAATTTCTCCTTGAGCCGCCCCACGAACACGCAACGAACGCGCATGGGAATCAGGCCTGCAAGAGCGTGCCGGTCACGCCCAGGTCTCCCGGCTCGATGCGCACGTAGCCGCCCTGGGCCAGCATGCCGGGGTTGATGATTTTTGTCGGGCCGATGGCGTCTTCTGCCACGGATTCGTGAATATGGCCGGTGATGCACAGCGCCGGGCGGGTTTCTTCCAAAAAAGCGCGCACACTGTCGCTGCCAACGTGGGCACCGCCGCTGACGCGGTCCGTGCGGGTATTGGCGGGCGGCGTATGCACCACGACCACCAACTCGTCGAAATCCCGCGCCTTGGCATGGGTCTGGCGAATCCAGGTATCAATCTGCTCGTCCGACACTTCGCCGGGCGTGCCGAATGGCGTGGGCGTGGAAAAACCGACCCCGAACGCGCCGATGCGTCGGCCTTGCAGCGCAGGGAACAGGTCC contains the following coding sequences:
- a CDS encoding metallophosphoesterase; its protein translation is MHWIAFGDVHEDTAMVSRIPDLEQAEGVIISGDLTNRGGQAEAGTVLEAIAARSARILAQVGNMDTRAVNDLLEKRGENLHLHVVDLFPALQGRRIGAFGVGFSTPTPFGTPGEVSDEQIDTWIRQTHAKARDFDELVVVVHTPPANTRTDRVSGGAHVGSDSVRAFLEETRPALCITGHIHESVAEDAIGPTKIINPGMLAQGGYVRIEPGDLGVTGTLLQA
- a CDS encoding 23S rRNA (pseudouridine(1915)-N(3))-methyltransferase RlmH produces the protein MRVRCVFVGRLKEKFFHAAAEHYLKKLGRFYKVELVELKDAPGKLPPEEKKRREARALLDALKPKDFAVVLDERGQELPSRRLAANLRRWTEDPGRTPCFVIGGPFGLTEEVRARADLLFALGKATWPHELCRVMLLEQLYRAASINKGLPYHHD